One Yoonia sp. BS5-3 genomic window carries:
- the pgl gene encoding 6-phosphogluconolactonase, with the protein MKLIEYPDAEIMMMELADTLAGELKNALLVHDTASLAVPGGTTPGPIFDSLCAADLDWARVHVMLTDERWVPETSDRSNTRLLRERLLTDKASAAQYVPLYADAPTPEEKLPDLAAALADDLPLSVVLLGMGADMHTASIFPGADQLDLALAGDDLLVAMRAPGAPEPRITLSAKVLNAAMSRHLVIIGAEKRAALEKAQGLPAQEAPVSAILNGTTVHWAER; encoded by the coding sequence ATGAAATTGATCGAATACCCGGACGCAGAAATCATGATGATGGAGCTGGCCGACACATTGGCGGGCGAGCTGAAGAATGCGCTGCTGGTCCATGATACCGCCTCGCTCGCGGTACCGGGGGGGACAACGCCGGGCCCCATCTTTGACAGTCTGTGCGCGGCTGACCTGGATTGGGCGCGCGTGCATGTGATGTTGACGGATGAACGCTGGGTGCCCGAAACATCCGACCGCTCAAACACACGGCTTTTGCGCGAACGCCTGCTGACGGATAAGGCTAGTGCGGCGCAGTATGTTCCGCTTTATGCTGATGCGCCGACACCCGAGGAAAAACTGCCTGATCTTGCGGCGGCGCTTGCTGATGATCTGCCGCTATCGGTTGTTCTTTTGGGGATGGGCGCGGATATGCATACGGCCTCGATTTTTCCTGGCGCCGATCAGCTTGATCTGGCCTTGGCGGGTGATGATCTGCTGGTCGCGATGCGCGCGCCAGGCGCGCCTGAGCCGCGCATCACCCTGTCAGCCAAGGTGCTGAATGCGGCCATGTCCCGCCATCTGGTGATTATCGGTGCGGAAAAGCGCGCGGCGCTTGAAAAGGCGCAGGGTCTGCCTGCGCAAGAAGCCCCGGTTTCAGCTATTTTGAACGGCACAACAGTCCATTGGGCGGAGCGTTAG
- the zwf gene encoding glucose-6-phosphate dehydrogenase — protein MVSRVIPVETFDLVIFGGTGDLARRKILPGLFRRFRAGQMPEDSRIIGAARSDLDAAGYRQMIAEAVAEFGGEESKDSKGLDAFLERLDYVAIDAKGEGGWDKLANLVRQDVVQAFYFSVGPSLFGDLAERLHIHKIANAKSRIVVEKPFGRDLESARALNQTLATHFDESQIYRIDHYLGKETVQNLMAVRFGNMLFEPLWNNHYVDHIQITVAETVGVGGRGAYYDKSGAMRDMVQNHLMQLLCLIAMEPPSRFGADEVRDEKLKVIRALQPVEPHHIVRGQYDATKDEPGYREDAENPRSFTESFIAMKCHIANWRWAGVPFYMRTGKRMKARSSEIAVVFKDLGHSIFEGDQARHRNILAIRLQPNEGMDLQVTIKEPGPGGMRLIDVPLDMTFAEALGDDAAEVADAYERLIMDVIRGNQTLFMRGDEVEAAWAWTDPLIQGWEARNDVPKQYDAGSAGPEDAMMLLHRDNRKWREIKA, from the coding sequence GTGGTTTCTCGCGTCATCCCTGTCGAAACATTTGATCTGGTCATCTTTGGGGGGACGGGTGATCTGGCGCGTCGGAAAATCTTGCCGGGCCTGTTCCGCCGGTTCCGTGCGGGACAAATGCCAGAGGATTCGCGGATCATCGGCGCGGCCCGTTCTGATCTGGATGCCGCTGGTTATCGCCAGATGATTGCTGAAGCCGTTGCCGAATTTGGCGGCGAAGAATCAAAAGATAGCAAAGGCTTGGACGCCTTTCTTGAGCGCTTGGATTATGTGGCCATTGATGCCAAGGGCGAAGGCGGCTGGGACAAACTGGCGAATTTGGTCCGCCAGGATGTGGTGCAAGCCTTCTATTTTTCGGTGGGCCCCTCTTTGTTCGGTGACCTGGCCGAGCGGTTGCATATCCACAAGATCGCCAACGCAAAAAGCCGGATTGTCGTTGAAAAACCCTTTGGCCGAGATTTGGAAAGTGCCCGCGCACTGAACCAGACATTGGCGACCCATTTCGATGAAAGCCAGATTTATCGCATTGACCATTACCTGGGCAAAGAGACTGTCCAAAACCTGATGGCCGTGCGCTTTGGGAATATGCTGTTCGAGCCGCTTTGGAACAATCACTACGTCGATCATATCCAGATCACCGTGGCCGAGACTGTGGGCGTCGGTGGGCGCGGGGCCTATTACGACAAGTCCGGCGCCATGCGCGATATGGTCCAAAACCACCTGATGCAGCTTTTGTGCCTAATTGCGATGGAGCCGCCGAGCCGCTTTGGTGCCGATGAGGTGCGAGACGAAAAGTTAAAAGTTATCAGGGCCTTACAGCCGGTTGAGCCGCATCATATCGTGCGCGGCCAATATGATGCGACAAAGGATGAGCCGGGCTACCGCGAAGATGCGGAAAACCCGCGTAGCTTTACCGAAAGCTTTATCGCGATGAAATGCCATATCGCCAATTGGCGCTGGGCTGGCGTGCCGTTTTACATGCGCACTGGGAAGCGGATGAAGGCCCGGTCATCTGAAATTGCCGTTGTTTTCAAAGACCTTGGCCATTCGATCTTTGAGGGGGATCAGGCCCGCCACCGCAATATTCTAGCGATCCGTTTGCAGCCGAATGAAGGCATGGATTTGCAAGTTACGATCAAAGAGCCCGGGCCGGGCGGCATGCGTCTGATCGATGTCCCGCTTGATATGACCTTTGCCGAGGCGCTGGGCGATGACGCGGCGGAGGTTGCGGATGCTTATGAGCGGCTGATCATGGATGTGATCCGGGGCAACCAGACCCTGTTCATGCGCGGCGATGAGGTTGAGGCCGCTTGGGCCTGGACTGATCCGCTGATCCAGGGCTGGGAAGCGCGCAATGATGTGCCAAAGCAGTATGATGCAGGCTCTGCCGGGCCCGAGGATGCGATGATGTTGCTGCATCGGGACAATCGCAAATGGCGGGAAATCAAAGCCTGA
- a CDS encoding HNH endonuclease, giving the protein MTQSDFRTDFVREPGALKHYPALVLNADYRPLSYYPLSLWPWQDAVKAAWLDRVDIVSEYEEVVRSPSTMIRIPSVVVLKDYVRPQKQVAFTRFNLFLRDEFCCQYCGAKGELTFDHVVPRASGGVTSWENVVAACSPCNLRKGSRSLRESGMSLAKTPRQPVAAQLHNVGRKFPPNHLHESWVDFLYWDAELEA; this is encoded by the coding sequence ATGACGCAAAGTGACTTTAGGACGGATTTTGTCAGAGAGCCGGGCGCGCTCAAGCATTATCCTGCTTTGGTTTTGAATGCTGATTATCGTCCGCTGTCTTATTATCCACTATCGCTGTGGCCCTGGCAGGATGCGGTCAAGGCCGCCTGGCTCGACCGGGTCGATATCGTCAGCGAATATGAAGAGGTCGTGCGCAGCCCCTCAACCATGATCCGCATTCCATCCGTTGTTGTGTTGAAAGACTATGTCAGGCCCCAAAAACAGGTGGCCTTTACCCGGTTTAACCTTTTCTTGCGGGATGAATTTTGCTGCCAGTATTGCGGCGCCAAAGGCGAGCTGACCTTTGACCATGTCGTGCCGCGCGCCAGTGGCGGCGTGACCAGTTGGGAAAATGTCGTGGCGGCATGTTCGCCCTGTAACTTGCGCAAAGGGTCCCGGTCTTTGCGCGAAAGCGGGATGAGCCTTGCCAAAACGCCGCGCCAGCCCGTTGCGGCGCAATTGCACAATGTGGGGCGAAAATTTCCGCCCAATCACCTGCATGAAAGCTGGGTCGATTTTCTCTATTGGGACGCCGAATTGGAAGCCTAG
- a CDS encoding GGDEF domain-containing protein: MAQKLLLNLMMPSHRGWQIGQGACLFLLALALVLCIDLIGNWQLSGSALSYALQMPLVVAPVVAIAHVSSVQIRQYKLRLDGVQNRDALTAVYNRAAFTRRVTRVLPQSGALLMLDVDQLKVINRQLGHDTGDLCLMALAMKFRESTRDTDIMGRLDGATFAIYMPGAPMDIAGTIAERLRDGIQVTTAWGLLHVTVSLGAVPADGVTPLDELLHDASNALEQAKLSGRGGVILTDLAAVA; this comes from the coding sequence ATGGCACAAAAGTTACTTTTGAACCTTATGATGCCATCCCATCGCGGCTGGCAGATCGGACAAGGTGCTTGTCTGTTTTTGTTGGCGCTTGCCTTGGTCCTTTGCATTGATCTGATCGGGAACTGGCAACTCAGCGGGTCGGCCCTGTCATATGCTTTGCAAATGCCTTTGGTTGTGGCCCCCGTCGTGGCCATTGCTCATGTGAGTTCGGTTCAGATACGTCAGTATAAGCTGCGCCTTGATGGTGTGCAAAACCGCGATGCTTTGACGGCTGTCTATAACAGGGCCGCTTTTACACGCCGTGTTACGCGGGTTTTGCCGCAAAGCGGGGCGCTTTTGATGCTGGATGTGGATCAGCTAAAGGTGATCAACCGGCAATTGGGTCATGATACGGGCGATCTGTGCCTGATGGCGCTGGCGATGAAATTTCGCGAATCTACACGGGATACGGATATTATGGGGCGGCTTGATGGGGCGACATTTGCCATCTACATGCCAGGGGCCCCCATGGATATCGCCGGGACAATTGCCGAACGGTTGCGCGACGGCATCCAGGTGACAACCGCCTGGGGGCTTTTACATGTGACCGTATCGCTGGGGGCTGTGCCAGCCGATGGGGTCACCCCGCTTGATGAATTGCTCCATGATGCGTCAAACGCGCTTGAACAGGCCAAACTGTCCGGGCGTGGTGGCGTCATTCTGACGGATCTGGCGGCTGTTGCCTAA
- a CDS encoding alpha/beta fold hydrolase, giving the protein MTRALDAQRREPVSGETRSCVVFLHGYGANAADLIGLADPLGEHLPDTLFIAPDAPEACIGAPMGFQWFPIPWIDGSSEEESRAGLDRAAADLDAFLDGVMVDEDLLPEQVIVLGFSQGTMMALHVLPRREDPVAGIVAFSGRLLEPELLADEAISRPPVLLIHGDQDDVVPPQSLPQAAEALQGAGWKEVYAHIMKGTAHGIAPDGLSVALAFMRDRLGMS; this is encoded by the coding sequence ATGACACGGGCATTGGACGCACAGCGGCGCGAACCGGTTTCGGGCGAGACACGGTCTTGCGTGGTCTTCCTGCACGGATATGGGGCGAATGCTGCCGATTTGATCGGGTTGGCGGATCCGCTGGGGGAACATCTGCCAGACACGCTTTTTATCGCGCCGGATGCGCCCGAGGCCTGCATCGGCGCACCCATGGGGTTTCAATGGTTCCCAATCCCTTGGATCGATGGCTCAAGCGAGGAAGAAAGCCGGGCTGGGCTTGATCGGGCAGCGGCTGATCTTGATGCCTTTCTGGATGGGGTGATGGTAGATGAGGATCTATTGCCAGAACAGGTGATCGTGCTGGGCTTTTCGCAAGGGACAATGATGGCGCTGCATGTATTGCCGCGGCGCGAAGACCCAGTGGCCGGGATTGTCGCGTTTTCCGGGCGCCTTCTGGAGCCAGAGCTGCTTGCCGATGAGGCGATCAGCCGCCCACCTGTGCTGCTGATCCATGGGGATCAGGATGATGTCGTTCCGCCGCAATCCCTGCCGCAAGCGGCTGAGGCACTGCAGGGGGCCGGCTGGAAAGAGGTCTACGCCCATATCATGAAAGGCACGGCGCACGGGATTGCGCCAGATGGTCTTTCGGTGGCGCTTGCATTCATGCGGGACCGGCTTGGGATGAGCTGA
- a CDS encoding DNA-3-methyladenine glycosylase — protein MIQADGCVQEGAHWLCAQEPRFAAILPDLQPLPLRLKPDGFAALLNAIVSQQVSVASADAIWGRLVAANMLTEDAVQGAGDDKLRALGLSKPKQRYAQALAAARIDYAGLRNLPSDEVMKILVGVPGIGAWTAEIYVMFSLGRADVFAPGDLALQEAARVIFDLPARPSEKALRAMAQSWSPWRSVAARIMWAYYKHIKQREGIR, from the coding sequence GTGATCCAAGCGGATGGCTGCGTGCAAGAAGGCGCGCATTGGCTTTGCGCGCAAGAGCCGCGCTTTGCTGCTATCCTTCCCGATCTGCAGCCCTTGCCCTTACGGCTGAAGCCGGATGGGTTTGCGGCGCTTCTCAATGCGATTGTCAGTCAACAGGTCAGCGTCGCCTCGGCGGATGCGATCTGGGGGCGGCTGGTTGCGGCCAATATGCTGACAGAAGACGCCGTGCAGGGCGCAGGGGATGACAAGCTGCGGGCTTTGGGGCTGAGCAAGCCGAAACAGCGCTATGCGCAGGCCCTGGCTGCGGCGCGGATCGACTATGCAGGGCTGCGCAATCTGCCATCTGATGAGGTGATGAAGATATTGGTTGGCGTGCCCGGCATTGGGGCCTGGACCGCCGAGATTTATGTGATGTTCTCGCTGGGGCGGGCCGATGTGTTTGCGCCGGGCGATTTGGCGTTGCAGGAAGCGGCCAGGGTGATCTTTGATCTGCCCGCGCGGCCTAGCGAAAAAGCGCTGCGCGCGATGGCGCAAAGCTGGTCGCCATGGCGATCGGTTGCGGCGCGGATCATGTGGGCCTACTACAAGCATATCAAACAACGGGAAGGTATCAGATGA
- a CDS encoding cobalt-precorrin-6A reductase yields MTLLLLAGTGDARRIAGQLAGQDVIASLAGATRQPEPLPVTTRRGGFGGAAEFERFLQQNAITAVLDATHPYASGITARTMQICRAQGIPFLQYLRPGWTPEPGDNWTDIRAEQEAAAHIPPGATVFLGTGRQSLAGFANLQGRDVICRQIDPPEGPFPFAGGRFLVGRPPFSVEDEVALFTELKIDWLIVKNAGGAASRTKLTAANQLGIPVLMLARPPLGDWPQVSTVAAAVDWALQQCKSE; encoded by the coding sequence ATGACGTTGCTTTTACTGGCAGGAACCGGGGATGCACGGCGGATTGCCGGGCAATTGGCGGGCCAAGACGTGATTGCCTCGCTTGCCGGTGCAACGCGCCAACCTGAGCCGCTGCCTGTGACTACCCGCCGCGGCGGTTTTGGCGGAGCTGCGGAGTTTGAGCGCTTTCTGCAGCAAAACGCCATCACGGCGGTACTGGACGCAACGCACCCTTATGCATCCGGGATCACCGCACGTACTATGCAGATCTGTCGGGCCCAGGGCATCCCGTTTTTGCAATACCTCCGGCCTGGCTGGACGCCAGAGCCTGGTGACAATTGGACCGATATCCGGGCCGAGCAAGAGGCGGCTGCGCATATCCCGCCGGGTGCAACCGTTTTTTTGGGTACGGGGCGACAATCGCTTGCGGGTTTTGCCAATTTGCAGGGGCGCGACGTGATCTGTCGGCAGATTGATCCACCAGAGGGGCCATTCCCCTTTGCAGGGGGGCGTTTCCTGGTTGGGCGACCACCCTTTTCGGTTGAGGATGAAGTTGCGCTGTTCACGGAATTGAAAATCGACTGGTTGATTGTGAAAAATGCGGGTGGGGCGGCCAGCCGGACCAAGTTAACGGCTGCAAACCAGCTGGGCATTCCGGTGTTGATGTTGGCGCGGCCGCCCTTGGGCGATTGGCCGCAGGTGAGCACGGTTGCGGCGGCGGTTGACTGGGCATTGCAGCAGTGCAAGAGCGAGTGA
- a CDS encoding cobalt-precorrin-5B (C(1))-methyltransferase, protein MRTKPTGDLRRGWTTGACATAATKAALEKLWGPAFPASVTITLPKGETPCFPLAHQDAANGWAEVGITKDAGDDPDVTHGALIVVRVSPSSGGVQFQAGEGVGTVTKPGLPIAVGEAAINPVPRQMMQDVVVQMAAEYGQAPDICITISVPGGVALAQKTWNPRLGIVGGISILGTTGVVRPFSCAAWIASIHRGIDVARADGLTHVAGCTGATSERIVQELYELPDHAMLDMGDFAGGMLKYLAKNPIERVTIGGGIGKITKLAQGAMDLHSSRSQVDFAGLAKMMGNPALAQANTALEAYNIAGAPLADMVAGQALARLQAAYDGIVFDIVVIDRAGVILARAGA, encoded by the coding sequence ATGAGAACGAAGCCCACAGGTGATTTACGGCGCGGATGGACGACGGGGGCTTGCGCCACAGCGGCCACCAAGGCGGCGTTGGAAAAACTCTGGGGGCCTGCGTTTCCGGCATCTGTGACGATCACTTTGCCCAAGGGCGAGACGCCCTGCTTTCCGCTCGCCCATCAAGATGCGGCAAACGGTTGGGCAGAGGTCGGGATTACCAAAGATGCGGGCGATGACCCTGATGTGACCCATGGTGCCTTGATCGTCGTGCGTGTCAGCCCATCATCAGGCGGTGTGCAGTTTCAGGCCGGTGAGGGGGTCGGAACCGTGACGAAACCGGGATTGCCGATCGCCGTAGGTGAAGCTGCGATCAACCCGGTGCCCCGCCAAATGATGCAGGATGTCGTGGTGCAGATGGCCGCAGAATACGGCCAGGCACCGGATATCTGCATCACGATCTCGGTGCCCGGCGGGGTGGCTTTGGCCCAAAAAACCTGGAACCCGCGTTTAGGTATTGTGGGGGGGATATCGATCCTTGGGACAACGGGCGTCGTGCGGCCCTTTAGCTGCGCGGCTTGGATCGCCTCAATCCATCGGGGCATTGATGTGGCGCGCGCCGACGGGCTGACCCATGTGGCGGGCTGTACCGGGGCGACGTCGGAACGGATCGTGCAGGAACTTTATGAGCTCCCCGATCATGCCATGCTGGATATGGGGGATTTCGCAGGGGGGATGCTGAAATATCTGGCAAAAAACCCGATTGAGCGGGTGACAATCGGGGGCGGCATCGGCAAGATCACCAAATTGGCGCAAGGGGCAATGGACCTGCATTCCTCACGTTCGCAGGTGGATTTTGCTGGGCTTGCTAAGATGATGGGCAATCCGGCTCTTGCGCAGGCCAATACCGCGCTTGAGGCTTACAATATCGCTGGCGCCCCTTTGGCTGATATGGTTGCGGGGCAAGCCTTGGCGCGATTGCAGGCGGCCTATGACGGGATCGTTTTTGATATCGTGGTGATCGACAGGGCCGGGGTGATCTTGGCACGGGCAGGCGCATGA
- the cobA gene encoding uroporphyrinogen-III C-methyltransferase yields the protein MSNALSLPGFDWPQLEPGWVWLCGAGPGDPGLLTLHALNALSQADVVIYDALVQEQILSWAPQAEHIYAGKRGGKPSAKQRDISLHLIELAQNGKKVLRLKGGDPFVFGRGGEEAQTLVQHGIPIRIIPGISAGIGGLAYAGIPVTHRDVNQSVTFVTGHDQSGNTPGSLDWTSISKGSQVIVIYMGMKHIAQITAKLLAAGRSNDEPVAVVTTATTAEQQVLETTLGRIVDDIAASGMAPPAVICVGQSVLMRQVLDWQGMAAGARPRNLDPLGRGRPAETA from the coding sequence ATGAGTAACGCTTTGTCCCTTCCCGGTTTTGACTGGCCGCAATTGGAGCCCGGCTGGGTCTGGCTTTGCGGCGCAGGTCCCGGCGATCCGGGACTACTGACACTGCATGCGCTCAATGCACTCAGCCAAGCCGATGTCGTCATCTATGATGCGCTGGTACAGGAACAGATCCTGAGCTGGGCGCCGCAGGCCGAACATATCTATGCAGGCAAGCGGGGCGGCAAACCATCGGCCAAACAACGTGATATCTCACTGCATCTGATTGAACTGGCGCAGAACGGCAAAAAGGTGTTGCGCCTGAAAGGCGGCGATCCTTTTGTATTCGGGCGCGGCGGAGAAGAGGCGCAGACCCTTGTTCAGCACGGTATTCCCATTCGGATCATCCCCGGGATCAGTGCTGGGATTGGGGGGCTGGCCTATGCCGGGATCCCGGTCACTCACCGCGATGTGAACCAGTCTGTCACCTTTGTCACCGGCCATGACCAATCAGGCAACACGCCTGGATCGCTGGACTGGACCAGCATCTCAAAGGGTAGCCAGGTCATCGTGATCTATATGGGGATGAAACATATCGCTCAAATCACGGCCAAACTACTCGCCGCCGGACGCAGTAATGATGAGCCTGTCGCAGTTGTCACAACCGCCACAACCGCAGAGCAACAGGTGCTTGAAACCACTTTGGGCCGCATAGTTGATGACATCGCCGCCAGTGGAATGGCCCCGCCCGCCGTTATTTGCGTCGGCCAATCAGTGCTGATGCGCCAAGTGCTTGACTGGCAAGGCATGGCTGCGGGCGCGCGCCCGCGCAATCTTGACCCGCTAGGGCGCGGCCGCCCGGCCGAGACGGCCTAG
- a CDS encoding cobyrinate a,c-diamide synthase, whose translation MSFIIAAPASGSGKTTITLGLLRAISRKHPIRAAKSGPDYIDPRFHEAACGQPCLNLDAWAMTPDRIKGLASGDQPLIIEGAMGLFDGAPPDGKGATADLARILGLPVVLVVDAGKMAGSVAPLVQGFAAYDSQVPIAGVILNNVGSPRHEAMLRRALPHFRIFGAVLRRPDLAQPSRHLGLVQAQERPDLMTYLDQAADIVAENIDLDQLLALPSPNWEGDPAKSIPPPAQHIAVAQDAAFAFTYPHMLADWHAAGAQISFFSPLANDPVPDADFIYLPGGYPELHAGQLAANTVFLDSLRRSEALIYGECGGYMTLGERLTDAAGHVHHMAGLLPLATSFAARKLHLGYRQLVCDWAPLQGQWAGHEFHYATTLYAEGEPLFQARDAEGTALAAMGLRNGRVCGSFAHLIDAV comes from the coding sequence ATGAGCTTTATCATCGCCGCCCCCGCCTCTGGCAGTGGGAAGACGACGATTACCCTTGGGCTACTGCGCGCCATCAGCCGCAAGCACCCCATTCGCGCCGCAAAATCAGGCCCCGACTATATTGACCCCCGCTTTCATGAGGCCGCCTGCGGACAGCCTTGTCTGAACCTTGATGCTTGGGCCATGACACCAGACCGGATCAAGGGGCTGGCAAGCGGCGATCAGCCTTTGATCATTGAGGGGGCCATGGGTCTTTTTGACGGCGCGCCGCCTGACGGCAAAGGCGCCACGGCCGATCTGGCCCGTATCCTGGGGCTGCCGGTCGTGCTTGTGGTCGATGCGGGCAAAATGGCAGGCTCTGTTGCGCCCTTGGTGCAAGGTTTTGCCGCATATGACAGCCAAGTCCCAATCGCCGGGGTCATTTTGAACAATGTCGGCTCACCACGCCATGAGGCGATGCTGCGCCGCGCGCTGCCCCATTTTCGCATTTTTGGGGCAGTCCTCCGCCGTCCCGATTTGGCCCAACCCTCACGTCATCTGGGATTGGTACAGGCGCAAGAACGACCCGATCTGATGACATATCTCGATCAAGCCGCTGATATTGTGGCCGAAAACATCGATCTGGATCAGCTTTTGGCGCTGCCATCCCCGAACTGGGAAGGCGACCCGGCCAAGTCTATTCCGCCTCCGGCTCAGCACATTGCCGTCGCCCAAGATGCTGCATTTGCGTTCACCTACCCGCATATGCTGGCCGATTGGCATGCCGCCGGGGCGCAGATTTCCTTTTTCTCACCCCTGGCCAACGATCCGGTCCCGGATGCCGACTTCATCTATCTGCCCGGCGGCTACCCAGAGCTGCATGCCGGGCAACTTGCCGCAAACACCGTCTTTCTGGACAGCTTACGCCGCAGTGAGGCGCTGATTTATGGCGAATGCGGGGGGTATATGACATTGGGCGAGAGGCTGACCGATGCTGCGGGCCATGTGCATCATATGGCGGGGCTACTGCCACTGGCCACTTCCTTTGCCGCGCGAAAACTGCATCTGGGATACCGGCAATTGGTCTGTGATTGGGCACCACTGCAAGGCCAATGGGCCGGGCATGAATTTCATTATGCCACGACCCTTTACGCCGAAGGTGAACCGCTCTTTCAGGCCCGCGACGCCGAAGGAACCGCCCTTGCCGCAATGGGCCTGCGCAATGGCCGGGTCTGCGGATCTTTCGCACATCTGATTGATGCGGTTTAA
- a CDS encoding MFS transporter: MTEINDTRAKRNVAVLVLAQAILGAQMPMIFVIGGLAGGQLASNVCLATLPISFIVFGSMTTAPWLSPLMQHRGRRFGFFVGAIAGAAGAAVAAYGLYVSSFAILLAGSYLTGIYMSAQGFYRFAATDSASEAFRPKAVSYVMAGGLLSAIIGPELNKHVSDAFVIPFLGTYLTIAVLNVVGMLLFFFLDLPKGSKTAPDQPLAAPRSRKELLREPRIIVAMICGMVSYALMNLVMTSTPLAVVGCGFTTDNANDIVRAHVLAMFVPSFFTGHLIARFGVERIVSAGLVILAIAGVVALSGVELTQFYGALILLGLGWNFGFIGATTMLAGAHRPEERGVVQGMNDMVVFGMVTVASLASGGLMNCSGGTAIEGWNAVNLAMVPFLVLAGGSLIWLVRQPKMAT, from the coding sequence ATGACAGAAATTAACGACACCCGCGCGAAACGAAACGTGGCCGTGCTTGTGCTGGCGCAGGCGATCCTGGGCGCACAAATGCCAATGATCTTTGTCATTGGCGGACTTGCCGGCGGGCAGCTTGCATCGAATGTCTGCCTTGCGACCTTGCCGATCTCTTTCATCGTCTTTGGATCGATGACAACGGCCCCCTGGCTGAGCCCGCTCATGCAACACCGCGGGCGACGCTTTGGGTTCTTCGTTGGTGCAATCGCGGGGGCTGCCGGGGCGGCGGTGGCCGCATATGGGCTTTATGTCAGCTCATTCGCGATCCTGCTTGCCGGATCATATTTGACCGGTATCTACATGTCAGCGCAGGGTTTTTACCGGTTCGCTGCAACAGATTCTGCATCCGAAGCGTTCCGGCCAAAGGCCGTTTCCTACGTCATGGCGGGCGGGCTGCTGTCGGCCATCATCGGGCCAGAGCTGAACAAACATGTCTCAGACGCATTTGTGATCCCGTTTCTGGGCACGTATCTGACCATTGCCGTACTGAATGTCGTCGGCATGCTGTTATTCTTCTTTCTGGACCTGCCAAAGGGCAGCAAAACCGCCCCCGATCAGCCCTTGGCCGCCCCCCGCAGCCGTAAAGAGCTGCTGCGCGAGCCCCGCATCATCGTCGCGATGATTTGCGGGATGGTATCTTACGCGTTGATGAATCTGGTGATGACATCAACACCGCTGGCAGTGGTTGGCTGTGGGTTCACCACCGACAACGCCAATGACATCGTGCGCGCCCACGTGTTGGCGATGTTCGTCCCCTCATTCTTTACCGGTCATCTGATCGCCCGTTTCGGGGTTGAGCGGATCGTGTCAGCAGGTCTTGTGATCCTTGCGATTGCCGGTGTTGTCGCCTTGTCAGGTGTCGAACTGACACAGTTTTACGGCGCATTGATCCTGTTGGGGCTGGGTTGGAATTTCGGCTTTATCGGCGCCACAACCATGCTGGCCGGCGCCCACCGCCCCGAAGAACGCGGCGTGGTCCAAGGGATGAATGATATGGTCGTCTTTGGCATGGTGACGGTGGCGTCGCTGGCCTCGGGCGGGCTGATGAATTGCTCAGGCGGCACCGCAATTGAGGGCTGGAACGCCGTCAATTTGGCGATGGTCCCGTTCCTTGTGCTGGCGGGTGGCTCACTTATCTGGCTCGTGCGACAACCCAAAATGGCGACGTAG
- a CDS encoding squalene/phytoene synthase family protein → MSLNACAALVQRADPARFRATMTAPVPARRVLFPIYAFNVEVARAPWVTEEPMIAEMRLQWWRDALEEIAAGGPARKHEVVDALAQVLDPEGAKLLDGLVAARRWDIYKDPFEDTAHFDSYIDATAGHLMWTAARLLGAAPEQIVRDFAAGSGIANWFQAIPDLEERGRKPLVDGSADGVKALARQGLDRLKAATAARRRMPADAAPALLAGYAARPTLQRVARRPAIVSEGRTVPHPMRDQLRFLHVALRGWWV, encoded by the coding sequence GTGAGTTTGAACGCTTGTGCCGCGCTCGTTCAGCGAGCCGATCCTGCGCGTTTCCGGGCCACGATGACGGCACCTGTGCCCGCCCGCCGCGTCCTGTTTCCGATTTATGCCTTCAACGTCGAAGTTGCCCGCGCGCCCTGGGTGACCGAAGAGCCGATGATTGCCGAGATGCGCCTGCAATGGTGGCGTGATGCGCTGGAGGAGATCGCAGCGGGCGGCCCTGCGCGAAAACATGAGGTCGTCGATGCGCTGGCACAAGTGCTTGATCCTGAAGGCGCCAAGTTGCTGGACGGGCTGGTAGCGGCCCGGCGATGGGACATCTACAAAGATCCGTTTGAGGACACCGCGCATTTCGATAGCTATATCGATGCGACAGCTGGGCATCTGATGTGGACGGCTGCGCGGCTATTGGGTGCGGCGCCAGAACAGATCGTGCGGGATTTTGCAGCGGGGTCAGGGATTGCCAATTGGTTTCAGGCGATACCTGACCTGGAAGAGCGGGGGCGCAAGCCTTTGGTTGATGGTTCGGCTGACGGGGTAAAGGCGCTTGCGCGTCAGGGGCTTGATCGGCTCAAGGCCGCGACGGCGGCAAGACGGCGTATGCCAGCTGATGCGGCACCTGCGCTTTTGGCGGGCTATGCCGCGCGCCCGACCTTGCAGCGGGTGGCCCGCCGCCCCGCGATCGTGTCAGAAGGGCGCACAGTGCCGCATCCCATGCGGGATCAGCTGAGGTTCTTACATGTCGCCTTACGTGGCTGGTGGGTTTGA